The sequence TACCCTCTAAACTTCTACCAAAATCTACAAATTTATACTCGCTAAACTCTGGATGCTCTGTCTTTAAATTTATGCTGGCACCATTTTTAAGTCTAACCAAAAAATATTTTTGCGTCTGTCCATCAAATGGATAAAATTTCTTTGCCGCGTTTGCTGGAAAGTCGTAGCTTAGCCACTGCGGATACTCATCTAAGATATCGATTTTATTAGTTCCGATCTCTTCTTTAAGCTCCCTTTTTAAGGCCTGCTTTGGACTCTCACCTTCATCTATCCCACCTTGAGGAAACTGCCAAATATCGTCCATATCCACCCTTTTTGCGACTAAAATTTCACATTTAAATGGATACAAGCTAGACAAAATAACAGCTGCCACATTTGGTCTGTATTTTTTTTGCATGATTTTTCCAAAAATTTTATTTGGGATAATAACTAAAAAGAGTTAAGAGATAGATAAATAAGACTACTTTTTACGCCGTTTGTAGTAAATCACACAGCCGCTAAAAAGTAGCACGCCCACTCCACAAGAAGCCATAAAAAAGATAAATTTTCCGGCCTCTCCGAATGTATATCCAGCGTGCAGATCAAGCATAAATTTATAAATTTCAAAAGATTTTGGCATGGTGTTTTTTAAAATTTCTCCACTTGCCGTATCGACCGCAAGTCTAACGCCATCACTCTCACTAGCGCCTTTTGGCAAGTAAAAGATCATAAATTTTACGCCGTCTTTGTTGAGGATAAAATTTAAAGCGTCAAACTCATTTCCAAATTTTAAAGTAAAAATTTCATAAGCTTTTTTAAGATTTTCTACCTTTTGCTCATCATTTAGGCTAAAACCATTTTTGCTAGTAAAATTTGGCTTTTTAAATACCTTCTCTTCGCCACAAATTTGATTTATAACCTTAGCAAATTTCTCATAAGAAAAGTATAGACCGCTAAAACAGATAATAAGCAAAATGGCCCCCAAATAAAGCCCTAAAAATCCATGCAGTGAATATAAAAATGCAAATTTCTTTGCCTTTAGATTTAGCTTAAAGGCGCTAATAAATTTGCTTCTAAATCTCCAAAATTGTATAAACGCTCCAGTTAATAAAACCGCAAGTAGTGCAAGCGTCGAAATCGCCACTAATTCACTTGCAAATTTAGATAAATTTTCATTTTTAAATAGAGCTAGTCCTAGATTTTTATGTAAATTTAAAGCTAGCCCTATAAATTTTTCCACACTATTTTCAGAGACTACCTCGCCTGTATAAGGATCTACAAAGAATGACTTAAACTCGCCACTCTCGCTTGTGCCACTTACCACATAAGCTCTATTTGCATCGCCTTTTATCTTTATATAACTAAGGTTAAAATTTGGCCAAGTCTTACTAAAGACCTTTAAAATTTCATCTATTTTTAAAGCACTTTTATTAGTTGCTATGTCTATCTCATCTTTGCTAAAAGCCTCAATTATCTCATCATGGTACGAAATAATCGCTCCACTAATTGAGATTATCAAAAGCGGTAAAGAAAAGATAAGAGC comes from Campylobacter concisus and encodes:
- a CDS encoding RNA pyrophosphohydrolase, which translates into the protein MQKKYRPNVAAVILSSLYPFKCEILVAKRVDMDDIWQFPQGGIDEGESPKQALKRELKEEIGTNKIDILDEYPQWLSYDFPANAAKKFYPFDGQTQKYFLVRLKNGASINLKTEHPEFSEYKFVDFGRSLEGINHFKKPIYEKVLSYFKEKGYF
- a CDS encoding PepSY-associated TM helix domain-containing protein → MFKIWRKFHLILALIFSLPLLIISISGAIISYHDEIIEAFSKDEIDIATNKSALKIDEILKVFSKTWPNFNLSYIKIKGDANRAYVVSGTSESGEFKSFFVDPYTGEVVSENSVEKFIGLALNLHKNLGLALFKNENLSKFASELVAISTLALLAVLLTGAFIQFWRFRSKFISAFKLNLKAKKFAFLYSLHGFLGLYLGAILLIICFSGLYFSYEKFAKVINQICGEEKVFKKPNFTSKNGFSLNDEQKVENLKKAYEIFTLKFGNEFDALNFILNKDGVKFMIFYLPKGASESDGVRLAVDTASGEILKNTMPKSFEIYKFMLDLHAGYTFGEAGKFIFFMASCGVGVLLFSGCVIYYKRRKK